One stretch of Cohnella algarum DNA includes these proteins:
- a CDS encoding TetR/AcrR family transcriptional regulator translates to MKSDIPLREIKKARNKIALYEACLTLIAQKASLREVMLEDICQLAEVSRVTFFKFYQRKEDLLVYFMRVWLTERIAEIETNGMRGFEAVRHLFRKAAEVSRERPSIMASLVSFLAETKMHPCMPEMSAAEIRLLFPEYEEIGARTPHMHRLFYRCMEEAREEGRLNRNTTPDTAVKVLFTVFYGAFLTAQAYGEDDFETIYEIHLQWIENA, encoded by the coding sequence ATGAAGTCTGACATTCCGCTGCGGGAAATCAAAAAAGCGCGCAACAAGATCGCGCTGTATGAAGCCTGCTTGACGCTGATCGCGCAGAAAGCTTCGCTCCGGGAAGTGATGCTGGAAGACATCTGTCAGCTGGCCGAAGTGTCGCGGGTTACGTTTTTCAAATTTTATCAACGGAAGGAGGATTTGCTCGTTTATTTTATGCGCGTTTGGCTGACCGAGCGGATCGCGGAAATCGAGACGAACGGGATGCGCGGATTCGAGGCCGTTCGGCATTTGTTTCGAAAGGCGGCCGAAGTGTCGCGGGAACGGCCAAGCATCATGGCGAGCCTGGTTTCCTTTTTGGCGGAGACGAAAATGCACCCCTGCATGCCGGAGATGAGCGCGGCGGAAATCCGTCTGCTGTTTCCCGAGTATGAGGAAATCGGCGCCCGGACGCCCCATATGCATCGTTTGTTTTACCGGTGCATGGAAGAAGCCCGGGAGGAAGGGCGGCTCAACCGGAATACGACGCCGGACACGGCGGTAAAGGTGCTGTTCACCGTGTTTTACGGCGCCTTTCTGACGGCGCAGGCGTATGGCGAGGACGATTTCGAGACCATATACGAAATCCATCTTCAATGGATCGAAAACGCGTAG
- a CDS encoding monooxygenase family protein, with translation MSKVVPGRYTARMEGSFAVFMIGMRVNKLWAIPKWWPVFAAMNPMLRELYAHPELGFLSSTFHLSWRGLTLVQYWKSFEHLEKYAREAPNHLKAWRDFNRKVGASGVVGIYHETYLIPEGQYECLYSNMPVFGLAKAGSHEPATGRRETASGRLERTDGL, from the coding sequence GTGAGCAAAGTCGTTCCGGGGCGCTATACCGCCCGGATGGAAGGTTCGTTTGCCGTGTTCATGATCGGTATGCGGGTCAACAAACTGTGGGCGATTCCTAAATGGTGGCCGGTGTTCGCGGCGATGAACCCGATGCTGCGGGAATTGTACGCCCACCCCGAGCTTGGCTTTTTAAGCAGCACTTTTCATCTGTCGTGGAGAGGGCTGACCCTCGTCCAATACTGGAAATCGTTCGAGCATTTGGAGAAGTACGCTCGCGAGGCTCCGAACCATCTGAAGGCGTGGCGGGATTTCAACCGGAAGGTCGGTGCGAGCGGCGTCGTCGGGATCTACCATGAAACGTATTTGATCCCCGAAGGCCAGTACGAATGCCTGTACAGCAATATGCCCGTTTTCGGACTCGCCAAGGCGGGGAGCCACGAGCCCGCGACCGGAAGGCGGGAAACCGCGAGCGGAAGGCTGGAGCGTACCGACGGGTTGTGA
- a CDS encoding EAL domain-containing protein, giving the protein MNAYRSHEEMPAIPSEDRIAAYYQPIVAVDTRRIFGYEVLGRERTGDGVRSLGPFFSDERVPVEDQVRVDRLLREQAIAKLGETAEPPFLFLNLKPSWIYRHYHSSGELHTLQLLEKYGISPSKVCIEITEEEFRGSMTELNEVIDEYRAQGCRIAIDDVGSGFSSYDRIAQIQPNLLKVDIHMMKKSASHQGYLGVLRSFSTLAEQIGASLLVEGVETRQDLQRAIQIGARYAQGYLFAPAEAEFRPKDDFAQVIGEELEEHKRKLQASERIWLQKGKRLFMSIAETGTRERLEETEEVRRDGALSNEASERYDEAISRWLPDLDEDCLRVYLCMDNGIQLSSNHSRSPEGTWRIEKDFRGSDWSWRPYFIPHLSHAEPRTESKISTKYADLDTHAWIRTVSLPIGRELVLFLDIVDRTI; this is encoded by the coding sequence ATGAACGCTTATAGAAGCCATGAAGAGATGCCCGCCATTCCTTCTGAGGATCGAATCGCGGCTTATTACCAGCCTATCGTAGCGGTCGATACGCGGCGGATTTTCGGATACGAAGTGCTGGGAAGGGAGAGAACGGGGGATGGCGTCCGCAGTCTCGGGCCCTTTTTCTCGGATGAACGCGTACCGGTCGAAGACCAGGTTCGGGTCGACCGGTTGCTGCGGGAACAGGCGATCGCGAAGCTTGGGGAAACCGCCGAGCCCCCGTTTTTGTTTTTGAATTTGAAGCCCTCGTGGATTTATCGGCACTATCATTCCTCCGGCGAATTGCATACGCTCCAGCTGCTCGAGAAGTACGGTATTTCCCCTTCGAAAGTGTGCATTGAAATTACGGAAGAAGAATTTCGGGGGTCGATGACCGAGCTGAACGAGGTGATCGACGAATACCGGGCGCAGGGCTGCCGAATCGCCATCGACGATGTCGGTTCCGGATTCAGCAGCTACGACCGGATCGCGCAAATTCAGCCGAACCTGTTGAAGGTCGACATCCACATGATGAAAAAAAGCGCCAGCCACCAAGGTTATTTGGGCGTGCTGCGGTCTTTTTCGACGCTGGCGGAACAGATCGGAGCTTCGCTTCTGGTCGAAGGCGTGGAGACGCGGCAGGATTTGCAGCGGGCCATCCAGATCGGGGCCCGTTATGCCCAGGGGTATTTGTTCGCTCCGGCGGAAGCGGAGTTTCGTCCGAAAGACGATTTTGCCCAAGTGATCGGAGAGGAGCTGGAAGAGCACAAGCGAAAGCTGCAAGCCTCCGAACGAATTTGGCTGCAAAAAGGGAAGCGGCTCTTTATGTCCATTGCCGAAACCGGAACCCGGGAACGCCTCGAAGAGACGGAGGAGGTGCGGAGAGACGGAGCGCTTTCGAACGAAGCGTCCGAACGGTATGACGAGGCGATTTCCCGCTGGCTTCCGGATCTCGACGAAGATTGTCTCCGCGTTTACTTATGCATGGACAACGGCATTCAGCTTTCCTCCAATCATTCGCGGAGTCCGGAAGGAACCTGGCGGATCGAAAAGGACTTCCGCGGCTCGGATTGGAGCTGGAGGCCGTACTTTATTCCGCATTTGTCGCATGCGGAACCGCGGACGGAATCGAAGATTTCGACCAAGTACGCGGATTTGGATACCCATGCCTGGATTCGCACCGTATCGCTGCCGATCGGCCGGGAGCTCGTCTTGTTTTTGGATATCGTAGACCGTACGATTTGA
- a CDS encoding diaminopimelate dehydrogenase: MGKTIKIGIVGYGNLGKGVRQAIGQNPDMELAAVFTRREPAGLQAGENVRFEAFSAIESYIGNIDVMILCGGSATDLPEQTPHIARWFHTVDSFDTHAKIPEFFETVDAAAWQGGKLSIISTGWDPGLFSLNRLLAEAILPEGKEYTFWGKGVSQGHSDAIRRIPGVKAGVQYTVPVPEAIERIRSGETPDLQTREKHSRHCYVVAEDGADKERIREAIVTMPNYFADYDTTVTFVSEEELKAEHGGMPHGGFVIRSGTTGSGTKQRIEFGLTLGSNPEFTASVLVACARAGFRLGEQGAVGARTIFDLPLGLLSPKSPEQLRRELL, encoded by the coding sequence ATGGGCAAGACGATCAAAATCGGCATCGTAGGATACGGGAACCTGGGCAAGGGCGTGCGCCAGGCGATCGGACAAAATCCGGACATGGAACTCGCGGCCGTGTTTACGAGGAGAGAGCCTGCCGGGCTGCAAGCGGGGGAGAACGTCCGCTTCGAGGCTTTCTCGGCGATCGAGTCTTATATAGGGAACATCGACGTCATGATTTTATGCGGCGGATCCGCTACCGATTTGCCGGAGCAAACGCCGCATATCGCCCGCTGGTTCCATACCGTCGACAGTTTCGACACGCACGCGAAAATTCCGGAATTTTTCGAGACGGTAGACGCCGCGGCTTGGCAGGGCGGCAAGCTGAGCATTATTTCGACGGGCTGGGATCCGGGGCTGTTTTCGCTGAACCGGCTGCTGGCCGAAGCGATTCTCCCGGAAGGAAAGGAATACACGTTCTGGGGCAAAGGCGTCAGCCAGGGACATTCCGACGCGATTCGGCGCATCCCCGGCGTGAAAGCCGGCGTTCAGTATACGGTGCCGGTCCCGGAAGCGATCGAGCGCATCCGCTCCGGCGAGACCCCCGATTTGCAAACGCGGGAAAAGCATTCGCGCCATTGCTACGTCGTAGCGGAAGACGGCGCGGACAAGGAGCGCATTCGCGAAGCGATCGTGACGATGCCGAACTATTTCGCGGACTACGATACGACCGTGACGTTCGTTTCCGAAGAGGAGCTGAAAGCCGAGCATGGCGGCATGCCGCATGGAGGCTTCGTCATCCGCAGCGGCACGACCGGAAGCGGCACGAAACAACGGATCGAGTTCGGCCTGACGCTCGGAAGCAACCCGGAATTCACGGCCAGCGTGCTGGTCGCGTGCGCGCGGGCGGGCTTCAGGCTCGGCGAGCAAGGGGCGGTCGGAGCCAGAACGATTTTCGACTTGCCGCTCGGCTTGCTGTCGCCCAAGTCGCCCGAGCAATTGCGCCGGGAACTGCTGTAA
- the gdhA gene encoding NADP-specific glutamate dehydrogenase → MTTLTSAQAQTSAESYVQSVYENVVRRNPHEAEFHQAVKEIFDSLVPVFAVHPEYIEHNILERIAEPDRVVTFRVPWVDDEGNVRVNRGFRVQFNSVLGPYKGGIRFHPSVNASIVKFLGFEQIFKNSLTGQPIGGGKGGSDFDPKGKSDGEVMRFTQSFMTELYKYIGPDTDVPAGDIGVGAREIGFMFGQYKRIRGGNEAGVLTGKGIGYGGSLARKEATGYGCVYFVQEMLASRGLSFRDSTVVVSGSGNVSIYAIEKAQQLGAKVVACSDSDGYIYDPDGLDLETIKQLKEVERKRIKEYTLARPQAVYTEGCSGIWSVPCDIALPCATQNEIDEQAALLLIENGVKAIGEGANMPCNLEAIGAFQREDVLFGPAKAANAGGVAVSALEMAQNSMRLAWTFEEVDAKLHEIMRNIYGRCVDAAERYGYSGNLVVGANIAGFVKVADAAIAQGVV, encoded by the coding sequence GTGACAACGTTAACTTCCGCGCAAGCGCAAACGTCTGCCGAAAGCTACGTGCAATCGGTCTATGAAAATGTCGTCCGTCGGAACCCTCACGAGGCCGAATTCCACCAGGCGGTCAAAGAAATTTTCGATTCGCTCGTTCCCGTTTTCGCCGTTCACCCGGAATATATCGAACATAACATTTTGGAACGGATCGCGGAACCCGACCGCGTCGTTACGTTTCGCGTGCCTTGGGTCGACGACGAAGGGAACGTTCGGGTCAACCGCGGATTTCGCGTGCAGTTTAACAGCGTGCTCGGTCCCTACAAGGGAGGAATCCGGTTCCATCCGTCCGTCAACGCGAGCATCGTCAAGTTCCTCGGCTTCGAGCAAATTTTCAAAAACAGCTTGACCGGCCAGCCGATCGGCGGCGGGAAAGGCGGATCCGACTTCGATCCGAAAGGCAAATCCGACGGCGAGGTCATGCGGTTTACCCAAAGCTTTATGACGGAGCTGTACAAGTACATCGGACCCGACACCGACGTGCCGGCCGGCGATATCGGTGTAGGGGCCCGGGAAATCGGATTTATGTTCGGCCAGTACAAGCGGATTCGCGGCGGCAACGAAGCCGGGGTGCTTACGGGCAAAGGCATCGGCTACGGGGGCAGCCTCGCGCGGAAGGAAGCGACCGGTTACGGCTGCGTCTATTTCGTGCAGGAGATGCTGGCCTCCCGGGGTTTAAGCTTCCGGGACAGCACCGTAGTCGTGTCCGGGTCGGGCAACGTTTCGATTTACGCGATCGAAAAAGCGCAGCAGCTGGGCGCCAAAGTCGTCGCCTGCAGCGATTCCGACGGCTATATTTACGATCCGGACGGACTGGATCTGGAGACGATCAAACAGCTGAAGGAAGTGGAGCGCAAGCGCATCAAGGAGTATACGCTCGCTCGCCCGCAAGCGGTTTATACCGAGGGTTGCTCGGGCATCTGGTCCGTTCCGTGCGACATCGCGCTGCCTTGCGCGACGCAGAACGAAATCGACGAGCAGGCCGCTTTGCTGCTGATCGAAAACGGAGTCAAGGCAATCGGCGAAGGCGCCAACATGCCTTGCAACCTGGAGGCAATCGGGGCGTTCCAACGCGAGGACGTCCTGTTCGGGCCGGCGAAGGCGGCCAATGCCGGAGGCGTGGCCGTCTCCGCCCTGGAAATGGCCCAAAACAGCATGCGTTTGGCCTGGACGTTCGAGGAAGTGGACGCCAAGCTTCACGAGATCATGCGGAATATATACGGCAGATGCGTCGACGCGGCCGAACGTTACGGGTATTCCGGCAATCTGGTCGTCGGCGCCAACATCGCCGGGTTCGTCAAAGTGGCGGACGCCGCGATCGCGCAAGGCGTCGTCTGA
- a CDS encoding exodeoxyribonuclease III, translated as MKLVSWNVNGLRACVNKGFYDYFKAADADIFCIQETKLQAGQIRLEIGEDYTQYWNYAEKKGYSGTAVFTRMRPLSVRYGLEEDSEPEGRVLTLEFEGFYLVNVYTPNARRDLSRLPLRLEWEDRFLRYLQVLDAEKPVVVCGDLNVAHCEIDLKNARSNRGNSGFTDEEREKMTLLLKGGFVDTFRHFYPDRTDAYTWWSNMPKVRERNVGWRIDYFLASERLRPGLVDAGIDAHVLGSDHCPVYLIMEKAGSLPEKEAGPV; from the coding sequence ATGAAGCTTGTATCCTGGAACGTGAACGGGCTCAGGGCCTGCGTCAACAAAGGCTTTTACGATTATTTCAAAGCGGCGGATGCGGATATTTTCTGCATTCAGGAGACGAAGCTGCAAGCGGGGCAAATCCGGTTGGAAATCGGCGAAGACTATACGCAGTATTGGAACTATGCCGAGAAAAAAGGCTACTCCGGCACCGCCGTCTTTACGAGAATGCGGCCGCTGAGCGTGCGTTACGGGCTGGAGGAGGATTCGGAGCCCGAGGGGCGGGTCCTGACGCTGGAGTTCGAAGGCTTTTATCTCGTCAACGTGTATACGCCGAATGCGAGACGGGACCTTTCCAGGCTTCCGCTCAGGCTGGAGTGGGAGGATCGCTTCTTGCGTTATCTTCAAGTTTTGGACGCCGAAAAACCGGTTGTCGTCTGCGGAGATCTCAACGTCGCCCATTGCGAAATCGATTTGAAAAACGCCCGGTCCAACCGCGGAAACTCCGGTTTTACGGATGAGGAAAGGGAAAAGATGACGCTGCTGCTGAAAGGCGGATTCGTCGACACGTTTCGCCATTTCTATCCCGATCGGACGGACGCCTACACCTGGTGGTCGAATATGCCGAAGGTAAGGGAACGGAACGTCGGCTGGCGCATCGACTATTTTTTGGCTTCGGAACGGCTCCGTCCCGGGCTCGTCGATGCCGGCATCGACGCCCACGTGCTGGGCAGCGATCATTGTCCGGTCTATTTGATTATGGAAAAGGCCGGTTCCCTTCCGGAGAAGGAAGCCGGCCCCGTATAA
- a CDS encoding S-layer homology domain-containing protein, which produces MNSIIKKVAALLMACALALPLAWAGQAGAAAAVTVPDGEYAVEFKVLKDNSEETSVANGYIEPGSGKLIVSNGTMTFVSTFNNYDWFHYWGYLTPGKTKSSSPDDYTPSQVISAEDAVVAGRGATGAEKLVENYYGTVSMPVSDITKKLEILMHIKIEDLYLAGTPFLYDYWYNAQIWIDTSGLPLVPVGGGGGEVVQEASLEQLNQQISVAQTTYDTTTEGYLEGQYVPGSKISLHSAIVSARETANDSGATAEQITEAYNALVAALANYERLKIEINREGLGRLIGEATAYSDSIIVAGTATGTSGSKLVVSEGETFSSAANALKTALTSANNVYANASATQYQVDIAYATLSDRLVNAKKFKAIKETVRMAVLDSVPATDVSALSPYFSDTADLLRMDYLVYEQFTWKKASRIDKSSISYYRPLSNGEFGFSTSKYSPLEVPGDYEDDTWRTQITENGNGGVYNTSGLVYMTFATNEDPSVLHSVYLSFNVDRLNALASKANEAQALLDGSSEGTGAGQHSADDRAALQAAIDSAKAVADNLGSTRLEISAASAALQSAVDAFQANQARSVYFSAVHAANATFSAMDSYLLKPAVFSTVNGATYANLTIKDSSIIPSFKVKQNGEYENATVVSSNEEADTRVVTFKVENPGALVDAQVVIAQGSYQATHDIRLNFNNVDNTLLSQEVLAGTAALRTAQAGTAPGQYPAEAIADYKAAIDAAGAEAIKLNGTQEQTDAMLGALQKAKAAFRASVVGEPNPGTEPGPGTEEPGTEEPGTGNPNPNPDTGTPPIPIPIPGNATGDSESENGTDAGTETDPGTGGGATQPAVTFSDTGGHWAEASIAKAVELGIAQGFGDGTFRPNGVVTRAEIAVFLSRALKLSAESSTTGLSDLGRIPAWAREHVANVAGAGLMKGYADGTFGANDTITRAEIAVIVARALNLTPVENPEFGFADADRIPAWAKGEVAAAVEAGLMQGKDNNLFDPKASLTRAEALTLIIRVLEALDQA; this is translated from the coding sequence TTGAACTCGATAATCAAGAAAGTCGCGGCCTTGCTGATGGCCTGCGCGCTCGCGTTGCCGCTCGCCTGGGCGGGGCAAGCCGGCGCAGCAGCGGCCGTCACGGTGCCGGACGGGGAGTATGCCGTAGAATTCAAGGTGCTGAAGGACAATTCGGAGGAGACTTCCGTCGCCAACGGGTACATAGAGCCGGGATCCGGCAAGCTGATCGTCAGCAACGGAACGATGACGTTTGTCAGCACGTTCAACAACTACGACTGGTTTCATTACTGGGGATATTTGACGCCCGGCAAGACGAAAAGCTCGAGCCCGGACGATTATACGCCGAGCCAGGTCATTTCCGCCGAGGACGCCGTCGTTGCGGGAAGAGGGGCGACCGGTGCGGAGAAGCTGGTCGAAAATTACTATGGCACCGTGAGCATGCCGGTTTCCGACATTACCAAGAAACTTGAAATTTTAATGCATATCAAGATCGAAGATTTGTATTTAGCCGGAACTCCGTTTCTATACGACTATTGGTACAACGCCCAAATCTGGATCGACACGTCCGGCTTGCCGCTTGTTCCGGTCGGCGGGGGCGGGGGCGAAGTCGTGCAAGAGGCTTCCCTGGAGCAGTTGAACCAACAAATTTCCGTCGCGCAGACCACCTACGATACGACGACGGAAGGCTACCTCGAGGGCCAATATGTACCGGGTTCCAAGATTTCGCTGCATTCGGCCATCGTTTCGGCTCGGGAGACGGCAAACGATTCCGGAGCGACCGCGGAACAGATCACCGAAGCCTACAATGCCCTGGTTGCCGCTTTGGCAAACTATGAACGGTTGAAGATTGAGATCAACCGCGAGGGGCTGGGGCGGTTGATCGGGGAAGCGACCGCGTATTCCGACAGCATCATAGTGGCCGGCACGGCGACGGGCACGTCCGGGAGCAAGCTTGTCGTTTCGGAGGGAGAAACGTTCAGTTCCGCCGCGAACGCTTTAAAAACAGCCCTCACTTCGGCGAACAACGTATATGCCAACGCTTCGGCGACCCAGTATCAGGTGGATATTGCCTACGCAACGTTGAGCGACAGACTGGTCAACGCAAAGAAATTTAAGGCGATAAAGGAAACGGTTCGTATGGCGGTTCTGGACAGCGTTCCGGCCACCGACGTTTCCGCGCTTTCCCCCTATTTTTCGGATACGGCCGACCTTCTTCGCATGGATTATTTGGTATATGAACAGTTCACATGGAAAAAGGCTTCCCGCATAGACAAAAGCTCGATTTCCTACTATCGTCCGCTTAGCAATGGAGAGTTCGGGTTTTCGACCTCCAAGTACAGTCCTTTGGAAGTTCCGGGCGATTATGAAGACGACACATGGCGGACCCAAATCACGGAAAACGGAAACGGCGGCGTGTACAACACGAGCGGACTCGTTTATATGACCTTCGCGACGAATGAGGATCCGTCCGTCCTGCATTCCGTTTACTTGAGTTTCAACGTCGACCGGCTGAATGCTTTGGCCTCGAAGGCGAATGAGGCCCAGGCCTTGCTGGACGGATCCTCCGAAGGAACCGGTGCGGGCCAACATTCGGCGGATGACAGGGCTGCCTTGCAGGCGGCGATCGACAGCGCCAAAGCCGTTGCGGATAATCTCGGCTCGACCCGATTGGAAATTTCCGCAGCTTCGGCCGCTTTGCAATCGGCCGTAGACGCGTTCCAGGCCAATCAGGCTCGAAGCGTGTACTTCTCGGCCGTTCATGCGGCGAACGCAACGTTCTCCGCCATGGACAGCTATTTATTGAAGCCGGCTGTCTTCTCGACGGTTAACGGCGCAACGTATGCGAACTTGACCATCAAGGACAGCTCGATCATTCCCTCGTTCAAAGTGAAGCAAAACGGCGAATATGAGAATGCCACGGTCGTAAGTTCGAATGAAGAAGCGGATACGCGGGTCGTGACGTTTAAAGTGGAAAATCCGGGGGCGCTGGTTGACGCCCAGGTCGTCATCGCGCAAGGGTCTTACCAGGCGACGCACGACATTCGGCTGAATTTCAACAATGTCGACAACACTCTGTTGTCGCAGGAGGTACTGGCGGGAACGGCCGCGCTGCGGACGGCCCAGGCGGGAACCGCGCCGGGCCAATATCCGGCGGAGGCGATTGCGGACTACAAGGCGGCGATCGATGCGGCCGGTGCCGAAGCAATCAAGCTGAACGGGACGCAGGAGCAAACCGATGCCATGCTGGGGGCCCTGCAGAAGGCGAAGGCCGCGTTCCGGGCGTCCGTTGTGGGCGAGCCGAATCCGGGAACCGAGCCGGGGCCGGGTACGGAGGAACCGGGAACGGAAGAGCCGGGAACGGGAAATCCGAATCCGAACCCTGACACTGGCACTCCGCCGATTCCGATCCCGATCCCGGGGAACGCGACTGGCGATTCGGAATCCGAGAACGGCACCGATGCCGGTACGGAAACCGATCCGGGTACGGGCGGCGGCGCAACCCAACCGGCGGTTACGTTCAGCGATACCGGCGGCCATTGGGCCGAAGCGTCCATCGCGAAAGCCGTCGAATTGGGCATCGCTCAAGGCTTCGGGGACGGCACCTTCCGTCCGAACGGCGTCGTCACGCGCGCGGAAATCGCGGTTTTTCTCAGCCGCGCCTTGAAATTGAGTGCGGAAAGTTCGACGACGGGACTGTCCGATCTGGGCCGAATTCCGGCCTGGGCAAGAGAGCACGTGGCCAACGTCGCGGGAGCCGGCCTGATGAAAGGGTATGCCGACGGAACGTTCGGAGCGAACGACACGATCACGCGCGCGGAAATCGCCGTCATCGTCGCTCGGGCGTTGAATCTGACGCCGGTTGAAAATCCGGAGTTTGGCTTTGCGGATGCGGATCGAATCCCCGCATGGGCGAAGGGCGAAGTCGCGGCCGCGGTGGAGGCCGGACTGATGCAAGGCAAGGATAACAACCTTTTCGATCCGAAAGCGAGTTTGACGCGCGCCGAGGCGCTGACGTTGATCATTCGCGTTTTGGAAGCCCTGGATCAAGCCTGA
- a CDS encoding S-layer homology domain-containing protein translates to MHRRISKLALALLLFLAATVTATAPKPASAAGVSFKDVAASHWAYAAIGQAAENGWVDGYTDGTFRPAQLVTEAEFLKLLLGAAVPGELTQQQAGEAWSAPYYRYAEERGFPLAAEGLYSTEEERHNLSQR, encoded by the coding sequence ATGCATCGACGAATTAGCAAACTGGCGTTGGCACTTCTATTGTTCCTTGCCGCGACAGTTACAGCGACGGCGCCGAAGCCGGCTTCGGCGGCAGGCGTTTCCTTCAAGGACGTAGCCGCGTCGCATTGGGCTTACGCGGCCATCGGCCAAGCCGCAGAGAACGGTTGGGTCGACGGTTATACCGACGGCACGTTCCGTCCGGCGCAGCTTGTGACGGAAGCCGAATTTCTTAAGCTGCTTCTGGGAGCGGCGGTCCCCGGCGAGCTGACGCAGCAGCAAGCGGGCGAAGCTTGGAGCGCGCCTTATTACCGCTATGCGGAGGAGCGCGGATTCCCGTTGGCCGCGGAGGGGCTGTATTCGACCGAGGAGGAGCGGCACAACTTATCGCAGCGTTGA
- a CDS encoding CAP-associated domain-containing protein: MQYLLDNGLSSGIDSATVEGYRMTNRLSRAEAVQFIANVLAGETGGTGGAGSEPVASSDAPYRLRGVGIGDTEAAVIALLGEPNRRDPSEYGFQWYIYNKNYAQYAQIGISGGKVVALFSNANVWESDDGIGIGTASSVVTGKLGAAKSLSDLNTNMNVNLASATYPSYEKDGAVLTFMLDDFNSRKVMGIYIVEQATAAARSGTYGNVSKAVLSAYEREIFDLTNVARVQAGQKAFAWDDKIAATARNHSTDMGERAFFAHENPDGESPFDRMDADGIVYSAAGENIAAGLPNAIFAHAGWMNSEGHRKNILNDKYERLGVGNAYSTDYEYRIYYAQNFYTPG, from the coding sequence GTGCAGTATTTGCTGGACAACGGCCTTTCCAGCGGCATCGACTCCGCGACGGTAGAGGGCTACCGGATGACGAACCGGCTGAGCCGGGCGGAGGCCGTTCAATTTATCGCCAACGTGTTGGCGGGAGAAACCGGAGGCACGGGCGGCGCGGGTTCCGAGCCCGTTGCGTCGTCGGATGCTCCTTATCGTCTCCGGGGCGTCGGAATCGGGGATACGGAAGCGGCGGTCATCGCGCTGTTGGGCGAGCCGAATCGGCGGGATCCGAGCGAATACGGCTTCCAGTGGTACATTTATAACAAAAATTATGCGCAATACGCTCAAATCGGAATCAGCGGGGGAAAAGTCGTCGCGCTGTTCTCCAACGCGAATGTATGGGAAAGCGACGACGGCATCGGCATCGGGACCGCGAGCTCGGTCGTCACCGGCAAGCTGGGCGCCGCCAAAAGCCTGTCGGATCTCAATACGAATATGAATGTGAACTTGGCAAGCGCCACCTATCCGAGCTATGAGAAGGATGGGGCCGTCCTTACGTTTATGTTGGACGATTTCAACAGCCGCAAAGTAATGGGCATCTATATCGTCGAGCAGGCAACCGCCGCGGCGCGAAGCGGAACCTACGGCAACGTCAGCAAAGCCGTGCTGTCCGCTTACGAGCGCGAGATTTTCGATCTGACGAACGTGGCCCGCGTGCAAGCCGGTCAAAAAGCGTTCGCATGGGACGACAAAATCGCCGCTACGGCGCGAAACCACAGCACCGATATGGGCGAGCGTGCTTTCTTCGCCCACGAAAATCCCGACGGCGAAAGTCCTTTCGACCGAATGGACGCCGACGGAATCGTTTATTCGGCCGCAGGCGAGAACATTGCCGCCGGGCTGCCGAACGCCATTTTCGCGCATGCGGGATGGATGAATTCGGAGGGCCACCGCAAAAACATTTTGAACGATAAATACGAACGGCTCGGCGTCGGGAACGCCTATTCGACCGACTACGAATATAGAATCTACTACGCGCAAAACTTCTATACGCCCGGTTGA